One window of the Devosia sp. 2618 genome contains the following:
- a CDS encoding DUF983 domain-containing protein, producing MKMEGKAKQLERRSVGQAMWRGTLCKCPHCGQGKMFRAYLKVADNCSVCGEQLNLHRADDFPPYIAITIVGHILILVMMHMEMVWHVNPLTYLYTMVPLAVIMPLAMLPSIKGSIVGLQWANHMYGFGTGQID from the coding sequence ATGAAGATGGAAGGCAAGGCCAAGCAACTCGAAAGGCGCAGCGTCGGTCAGGCGATGTGGAGAGGCACTCTTTGCAAGTGCCCGCACTGTGGCCAGGGCAAGATGTTCCGCGCCTACCTCAAGGTTGCTGATAATTGCTCGGTCTGTGGCGAACAGCTCAATCTGCACCGCGCAGATGACTTCCCGCCATACATTGCCATCACCATTGTCGGCCACATCCTGATCCTTGTCATGATGCACATGGAAATGGTCTGGCACGTCAATCCGCTGACCTACCTCTACACCATGGTGCCGCTGGCCGTGATCATGCCGCTGGCAATGCTGCCCTCGATCAAGGGTTCGATCGTCGGCCTGCAGTGGGCCAACCACATGTATGGCTTCGGTACCGGCCAGATCGACTGA
- the rpmG gene encoding 50S ribosomal protein L33 gives MAKAASVKIKLVSTADTGYYYVTKKNARTQTEKLSYNKYDPVVRKHVEFKEAKIK, from the coding sequence ATGGCCAAAGCCGCTTCCGTCAAGATCAAGCTCGTGTCGACGGCTGATACTGGCTATTACTACGTCACCAAGAAGAACGCCCGCACCCAGACCGAGAAGCTCTCGTACAACAAGTACGATCCGGTTGTGCGCAAGCACGTCGAGTTCAAGGAAGCCAAGATCAAGTAA
- a CDS encoding dipeptidase, translated as MTIPFFDGHNDTLLRLLGVEGPDKDRAFIEGGVGGHIDLPKAKAAGMAGGFFAMFPPPLKGTLASVSGSSALDPNLPPELAQSDALTPTNGMASIMFRLKRAGALAVCRTAAEVRAATAAGTLAAIFHIEGAEAIDTDFRSLDVLYAAGLRSVGIVWSRANAFGTGVPFRHNVDPDIGPGLTDAGKELVRVSNRLGVMIDLSHLNAAGFRDVAAISDKPLVATHSNVHAISPHARNLVDWQLAAIRESGGIVGLNFATGFLRPDGKFVADTELDLMVRHVDALVEALGEDGVALGSDFDGAQVPTVIGDVTGVPKLLQALLDKGYGEALVRKIAMGNWLSMIERTIG; from the coding sequence ATGACCATTCCCTTCTTTGACGGCCACAATGACACGCTATTGCGACTGCTTGGCGTAGAGGGGCCCGACAAGGATCGCGCCTTTATCGAGGGTGGCGTGGGTGGGCACATTGATCTGCCCAAGGCGAAGGCTGCGGGCATGGCGGGCGGGTTTTTCGCGATGTTTCCGCCGCCGCTGAAGGGAACTTTGGCGAGCGTGTCGGGGAGTTCGGCGCTCGATCCCAACCTCCCGCCGGAGCTGGCGCAGAGCGATGCGCTGACACCCACAAACGGCATGGCGTCGATAATGTTCCGCCTGAAACGCGCTGGCGCTTTGGCCGTGTGCCGGACGGCGGCCGAGGTGCGCGCCGCGACTGCTGCGGGCACGCTGGCGGCGATATTCCATATCGAGGGGGCCGAGGCCATCGACACCGACTTCCGGTCGCTGGACGTGCTTTATGCGGCGGGGCTCCGCTCGGTCGGCATCGTCTGGAGCCGGGCCAATGCGTTCGGTACCGGCGTTCCGTTCCGTCACAATGTCGATCCCGACATTGGCCCTGGGCTGACCGATGCCGGCAAGGAGCTGGTGCGTGTCAGCAATCGTCTGGGCGTGATGATCGACCTGTCGCATCTCAATGCGGCGGGTTTCCGCGATGTGGCGGCAATCAGCGACAAGCCGCTGGTCGCCACGCACTCCAACGTCCACGCCATCAGCCCGCATGCGCGCAATCTGGTGGATTGGCAGCTGGCCGCCATCCGCGAGAGTGGCGGTATCGTCGGGCTGAACTTTGCCACCGGCTTTTTGCGCCCCGATGGCAAGTTTGTTGCCGATACCGAACTCGACCTGATGGTGCGCCATGTCGATGCGCTGGTGGAGGCACTGGGCGAGGATGGCGTGGCGCTGGGCAGCGATTTCGACGGGGCTCAGGTGCCGACGGTGATCGGCGACGTCACCGGCGTGCCAAAGCTGCTGCAGGCGCTGCTCGACAAGGGTTATGGCGAGGCGCTGGTGCGCAAGATCGCCATGGGCAACTGGCTTTCGATGATCGAACGGACCATCGGCTAG
- a CDS encoding endo alpha-1,4 polygalactosaminidase: MKASILRKFWALIALALLGVAPVHAVEVSPPPAGGQYDSQLGGAYPPPEGVTTLSRDRAEPAVPGLYNICYINAFQTQPQELDLWRGEHADLLLKDPSGKLFEDPNWPGEILLDTSTPQKRAALFGIVSGWIAKCATDGYQAIEADNLDTYSRSDGALKLDDNLSYAADLARFAHSLGLAFGQKNGAELGDRGKAAGFDFAIVESCQVYDECGEYTDVFGAHVLEIEYTDTDAAYFETACEARGSKISVIRRDRNLTMSGEPSYFYQTC; the protein is encoded by the coding sequence TTGAAGGCTTCGATCCTGCGTAAGTTTTGGGCGCTGATAGCGCTGGCGTTGCTCGGGGTGGCGCCAGTCCACGCCGTGGAAGTGTCGCCGCCACCGGCCGGAGGCCAATATGATTCCCAGCTGGGCGGCGCTTATCCGCCACCGGAAGGCGTAACCACCCTCAGCCGCGATCGCGCTGAGCCCGCCGTGCCGGGGCTCTACAACATCTGCTACATCAACGCCTTCCAGACCCAGCCGCAGGAGCTGGATTTGTGGAGGGGCGAGCATGCCGACCTCCTGCTGAAAGACCCATCTGGCAAGCTCTTCGAAGACCCAAACTGGCCCGGCGAAATCCTGCTCGACACCAGCACACCGCAAAAGCGTGCGGCACTGTTCGGCATCGTCAGCGGCTGGATCGCGAAATGTGCCACGGACGGATACCAAGCCATCGAAGCCGACAACCTCGATACCTATTCGCGCTCAGACGGCGCGCTCAAGCTTGACGACAATCTGTCCTATGCCGCCGACCTGGCGCGCTTTGCCCATTCGCTCGGGCTGGCTTTCGGCCAGAAGAATGGCGCCGAACTCGGCGACCGCGGCAAGGCTGCAGGCTTCGATTTTGCCATCGTGGAATCATGCCAAGTCTATGACGAGTGCGGTGAGTACACCGACGTGTTCGGCGCCCATGTGCTGGAAATCGAATACACCGATACTGACGCCGCCTATTTCGAAACGGCCTGCGAAGCACGCGGCAGCAAAATCTCCGTGATACGACGCGACCGCAACCTTACAATGTCGGGCGAACCGTCCTATTTCTATCAGACCTGTTGA
- a CDS encoding glycerophosphodiester phosphodiesterase family protein, whose amino-acid sequence MTDALFPNPIAHRGLHNSAAGVIENTASAFEAAITGGFAIECDVQLTSDGVPVVFHDDDMKRLLGKGGAVADVTAADITSTPLLGSAAGDCPQRFGAFLSQIAGRALLQIELKHQRDATGTQLLARAVAEALKGYDGPVTIESFDPNLLTAIRQFGFTGPRGIITYDFADPAEDTYLTENQRYTLRHLLHWHETQFDFISCDKNALQLPAIIFWRALGKPVTAWTIKSAAEADAARPFVDQIVFEGFDPA is encoded by the coding sequence ATGACCGACGCCCTGTTTCCAAATCCGATCGCGCATCGCGGCCTGCATAACAGCGCCGCGGGCGTGATCGAAAACACAGCGAGCGCCTTCGAGGCCGCCATTACCGGCGGCTTCGCCATCGAGTGCGACGTGCAACTGACCAGCGACGGCGTGCCGGTTGTTTTCCACGACGACGACATGAAGCGCCTACTGGGCAAAGGCGGCGCGGTAGCCGATGTGACCGCAGCCGACATCACGTCCACCCCACTGCTCGGCAGCGCCGCTGGCGACTGCCCACAGCGGTTCGGGGCGTTCCTGTCGCAGATCGCTGGTCGCGCACTGCTGCAGATCGAGCTCAAGCACCAGCGCGACGCGACGGGCACCCAATTGCTGGCCCGCGCCGTTGCCGAAGCGCTCAAGGGCTATGACGGCCCGGTCACCATAGAATCGTTTGATCCAAACCTGCTGACGGCGATCCGTCAGTTTGGCTTCACCGGTCCACGCGGCATCATCACCTATGATTTTGCCGATCCCGCCGAAGACACCTACCTCACCGAAAACCAGCGCTACACCCTGCGGCATCTGCTGCATTGGCACGAAACCCAGTTCGATTTCATTTCCTGTGACAAGAACGCGCTGCAGCTCCCCGCCATCATCTTCTGGCGTGCGCTCGGCAAGCCAGTAACGGCCTGGACCATCAAGTCAGCAGCAGAAGCCGACGCGGCCCGGCCATTTGTTGATCAGATCGTCTTTGAAGGCTTCGATCCTGCGTAA
- a CDS encoding DUF3572 family protein: MPRSETIEHSVAPLAEACLGYLAENPEELLSFMQHAGLDPEALRRSVGSPALQRGLVDYFASNEPILLAFCANSGMSPEQFMRVWYRLNPAG, translated from the coding sequence GTGCCGCGTTCAGAAACTATCGAACACTCTGTCGCTCCACTGGCCGAGGCATGCCTTGGCTATCTGGCCGAAAACCCGGAAGAATTGCTGTCTTTCATGCAGCATGCCGGTCTTGATCCCGAAGCCCTTCGTCGCTCTGTCGGATCGCCCGCGCTGCAACGCGGGCTCGTGGATTACTTTGCCTCAAACGAACCGATTCTACTCGCTTTCTGCGCGAACTCTGGCATGTCGCCGGAGCAGTTCATGCGGGTCTGGTATCGGCTCAACCCGGCGGGGTAA
- a CDS encoding response regulator — translation MPKTVMIVEDNELNMKLFNDLLESRGYSVIQTRNGMEALDLARAHQPDLILMDIQLPEVSGLVVTKWLKDDDDLAHIPVIAVTAFAMKGDEERILQGGCEGYISKPISVPHFLETIARYIGPA, via the coding sequence ATGCCCAAGACTGTTATGATCGTTGAAGACAATGAGCTCAATATGAAGCTCTTCAACGACCTGCTCGAATCGCGCGGCTACTCGGTGATCCAGACCCGTAACGGTATGGAAGCGCTCGATCTTGCGCGTGCCCATCAGCCTGATTTGATTCTGATGGACATCCAGCTGCCAGAGGTTTCCGGCCTTGTCGTCACCAAGTGGCTCAAGGACGACGACGACCTGGCCCACATCCCCGTAATCGCCGTTACGGCGTTTGCCATGAAGGGCGATGAGGAGCGGATTCTGCAGGGCGGCTGCGAGGGTTACATAAGTAAACCAATCTCGGTGCCTCACTTTCTGGAAACTATTGCACGCTACATTGGCCCTGCCTGA
- a CDS encoding GNAT family N-acetyltransferase, with amino-acid sequence MPAETWNSLVPSTDGRTDNPFLDHAFFLALEESGCATGRTGWRPQHILLSDDAGTPLGLMPLFLKTHSMGEYVFDHGWADALERAGGSYYPKLQCSVPFTPATAPKLLVPSGDPAIRAALLSTAQQLATQREASSVHATFVPEAEAAEIEADGWLRRVDTQFHWHNEGFVSFEEFLETLSSRKRKTIRRERRDALSDGLTVRWLSGADLKEHHWDAFYDFYEDTGARKWGRPYLNREFFSRLNETMADRIVLMLAYDGPTPIAGAINFVGKDRIFGRNWGCTRDVPFLHFELCYYQAIDYAIEHKLAVVEAGAQGEHKLARGYAPSSTYSVHWIAHPGLRSAVADYLEQERRSVERNQEMLEEFTPFRKGERTDR; translated from the coding sequence ATCCCTGCTGAGACGTGGAATTCGCTTGTGCCATCCACCGATGGGCGTACCGATAACCCGTTTCTGGACCATGCGTTTTTCCTGGCCCTGGAAGAATCGGGCTGTGCCACGGGCCGCACCGGCTGGCGGCCGCAGCACATTCTGCTGAGCGACGACGCCGGCACGCCACTCGGCCTGATGCCGCTGTTTCTCAAGACCCACTCCATGGGCGAATATGTGTTCGACCACGGTTGGGCCGACGCGCTTGAGCGTGCCGGCGGCAGCTATTACCCCAAGCTGCAATGCTCTGTGCCGTTCACCCCTGCCACTGCGCCAAAGCTGTTGGTGCCATCCGGTGATCCGGCCATCAGGGCCGCTCTACTGTCGACCGCCCAGCAACTCGCGACACAGCGCGAAGCCTCATCCGTACATGCAACTTTTGTGCCCGAAGCCGAAGCTGCCGAAATCGAAGCCGATGGCTGGCTGCGGCGCGTCGATACTCAGTTCCATTGGCACAATGAGGGTTTTGTTAGCTTCGAGGAATTCCTCGAAACCCTGTCATCGCGCAAGCGCAAGACCATCCGCCGCGAACGGCGCGACGCGCTCTCCGATGGGCTGACCGTCAGGTGGCTGTCAGGTGCGGACCTCAAGGAGCACCATTGGGACGCATTCTACGATTTCTACGAGGACACCGGCGCCCGCAAATGGGGCCGCCCCTATCTTAACCGCGAATTCTTCTCACGCCTCAACGAGACCATGGCTGACCGCATCGTGCTGATGCTGGCCTATGACGGGCCCACGCCAATTGCCGGCGCCATCAATTTCGTCGGCAAGGATCGCATCTTCGGCCGCAACTGGGGCTGTACGCGCGACGTGCCGTTCCTCCATTTCGAGCTCTGCTATTATCAGGCCATCGACTACGCCATCGAACACAAGCTGGCAGTCGTCGAGGCAGGCGCACAGGGCGAACATAAGCTGGCGCGGGGCTACGCCCCCTCCTCCACCTATTCCGTCCACTGGATAGCCCATCCCGGCCTGCGCAGCGCTGTCGCGGACTATCTGGAGCAGGAGCGCCGCTCCGTGGAGCGCAATCAGGAAATGCTCGAAGAGTTCACCCCATTCCGCAAGGGTGAGCGCACCGATCGCTAA
- a CDS encoding PleD family two-component system response regulator, with amino-acid sequence MTARVLIVDDIPTNVRLLEARLTAEYYDVVTATSGPEALEICQNSDVDIVLLDVMMPDMDGFEVCRRLKANPKTHHVPVLMVTALDQPSDRVKGLEVGADDFLTKPVDDMQLMARVKSLVRLKSLTDELRARAMTGQQIAIEDAIRAMDNINTAGGSILIVDTDQRHAERIKSYLTPEHDVDILTQPADAVFQVTGAHYELALIAMSLTDFDPLRVCSQIRTLEHTRNLPIILMADEGDKPRVVRALDLGVNDFISRPVERNELAARVRTQIRRQRYALELRQSVNNTMALAVTDDMTGLYNRRYFDRHLGVMLSKAQSQERDMALMILDIDHFKSVNDTYGHDIGDAVLKEFAARLKRNIRGIDLACRFGGEEFVVLMPDTDYQQAEMVAERVRQSISDRSFEVNAVRPLSVTVSAGVTLNESATDTPESLIKRADVALYRAKREGRNRVVFDAA; translated from the coding sequence GTGACTGCACGCGTACTGATCGTTGATGATATTCCAACCAATGTCCGGCTGCTCGAAGCGCGGCTGACTGCGGAATATTATGACGTCGTCACGGCCACATCTGGGCCCGAAGCGCTGGAAATCTGCCAGAATTCGGATGTCGACATCGTCCTGCTAGACGTGATGATGCCCGATATGGACGGCTTTGAAGTGTGCCGCCGTCTCAAGGCGAACCCCAAAACCCATCATGTGCCAGTCCTGATGGTCACCGCGCTCGATCAGCCATCTGATCGGGTGAAGGGCCTGGAAGTGGGCGCCGACGATTTCCTGACCAAGCCGGTCGATGACATGCAGCTAATGGCGCGTGTCAAAAGCCTGGTGCGTCTCAAGTCCCTCACCGACGAACTGCGCGCCCGCGCCATGACCGGCCAGCAGATCGCCATCGAGGACGCCATCCGCGCGATGGACAATATCAACACCGCCGGTGGTTCGATTCTCATTGTCGATACCGACCAGCGCCACGCCGAGCGCATCAAGAGTTATCTCACACCTGAACACGATGTGGATATCTTGACCCAGCCGGCCGACGCCGTGTTCCAGGTGACCGGCGCGCATTACGAGCTGGCACTGATCGCGATGTCGCTGACGGACTTCGATCCGCTGCGGGTTTGCTCGCAGATCCGCACGCTCGAGCATACACGCAATCTGCCGATCATTCTGATGGCCGACGAGGGGGACAAGCCGCGCGTGGTTCGCGCGTTGGATCTGGGCGTCAACGATTTCATCAGCCGTCCGGTTGAGCGCAATGAGCTGGCCGCACGCGTCCGCACGCAGATTCGCCGGCAGCGCTATGCGCTCGAGCTGCGCCAAAGCGTCAACAATACCATGGCGTTGGCCGTGACCGACGACATGACTGGCCTCTACAACCGTCGCTATTTTGACCGGCACCTCGGTGTGATGCTGAGCAAGGCACAGAGCCAGGAGCGCGACATGGCGCTGATGATTCTGGACATTGATCACTTCAAGTCGGTCAACGACACCTATGGCCACGATATCGGCGATGCGGTGCTCAAGGAATTTGCCGCACGGCTCAAGCGCAACATTCGCGGCATTGATCTGGCGTGCAGATTCGGCGGCGAGGAGTTCGTGGTGCTGATGCCCGATACCGACTACCAGCAGGCGGAAATGGTGGCCGAGCGGGTGCGGCAGTCGATCTCTGACCGTTCCTTTGAGGTCAATGCAGTGCGGCCGCTGTCGGTCACAGTGTCCGCTGGTGTGACGCTCAACGAGAGCGCAACCGATACGCCGGAATCGCTGATCAAGCGCGCCGACGTGGCTCTCTATCGCGCCAAGCGCGAGGGTCGAAACCGGGTGGTTTTCGACGCGGCATAA
- a CDS encoding DNA polymerase IV produces MSADWLCRDCIAHGTSPVVPRRCPKCGSPRLRSHAELFALTTAHVDCDAFYASVEKRDDPSLRDKPLIIGGGVRGVVSTCCYIARQSGVRSAMPMFKALQLCPDAVVIKPNMAKYVAVSRQIRQHMDALTPLVEPLSLDEAFLDLAGTQALHKAPPALVLARFSKTIETELGVSISVGLSHNKFLAKIASDLDKPRGYAVIGAAETISFLAPKPISMIYGVGKVFAETLRKDGLVTIGQLQDEPPENLMRRYGETGARLARLSRGEDSRRISSDSEMKTISSETTFNTDISSLDALSTELLNVTERLSERLKAKNVVGDTVTLKLKSAGFRLRTRARHLMIPTQLANVIYENGLSLLQREVDGTAFRLIGIGVSGIDMADGSDPADLLEPAIARKAAAERAMDRVRTRFGREAVVRGKLYKHKPAPQPAEQDDQNEGKTR; encoded by the coding sequence ATGTCGGCCGACTGGCTCTGCCGCGATTGCATTGCGCACGGGACCAGCCCCGTCGTGCCGCGCCGCTGCCCTAAATGTGGCTCGCCGCGCTTGCGCAGCCATGCAGAGCTGTTCGCGCTCACCACGGCCCATGTCGACTGCGATGCCTTCTACGCCTCGGTTGAAAAGCGGGACGATCCAAGCCTGCGCGACAAGCCGTTGATCATCGGTGGAGGCGTACGCGGTGTTGTCTCGACCTGCTGTTATATCGCCCGCCAATCCGGCGTCCGCTCGGCCATGCCGATGTTCAAGGCCCTGCAGCTGTGCCCGGACGCCGTGGTCATCAAACCGAACATGGCCAAATACGTTGCCGTCAGCCGCCAGATTCGCCAGCACATGGATGCGCTGACGCCGCTGGTGGAGCCACTGTCGCTCGATGAGGCCTTCCTGGACCTGGCGGGCACCCAGGCGCTGCACAAGGCGCCCCCTGCCCTTGTACTGGCCCGCTTTTCCAAGACCATCGAGACCGAACTCGGCGTCTCCATTTCCGTGGGCCTGAGCCACAACAAGTTCTTGGCGAAGATCGCCTCCGACCTCGACAAGCCCCGCGGCTACGCGGTGATCGGCGCCGCCGAAACCATTTCCTTCCTCGCGCCCAAGCCGATCAGCATGATCTACGGTGTCGGCAAGGTCTTCGCCGAAACCCTGCGCAAGGATGGCCTCGTCACCATCGGTCAGTTGCAGGACGAACCGCCGGAAAACCTGATGCGCCGCTATGGCGAAACCGGCGCAAGGCTGGCCCGCCTGTCGCGCGGCGAGGATAGCCGCCGAATCTCCTCCGACAGCGAGATGAAAACCATCTCCTCGGAAACCACCTTCAACACCGACATCAGCTCGCTCGATGCCCTCTCCACCGAGCTGCTCAATGTCACCGAACGCCTGTCCGAGCGGCTGAAAGCCAAGAATGTCGTGGGCGACACGGTGACGCTCAAACTCAAATCGGCGGGTTTCCGCTTGCGCACACGCGCTCGGCATTTGATGATCCCGACGCAATTGGCCAATGTGATTTACGAAAACGGCCTTTCACTGCTGCAACGCGAGGTCGACGGCACCGCTTTCCGGCTGATTGGAATCGGAGTTTCGGGTATCGATATGGCCGACGGCAGTGATCCGGCAGACTTGCTGGAGCCGGCCATCGCCCGCAAGGCCGCCGCAGAGCGGGCCATGGACCGCGTGCGTACCCGTTTTGGCCGAGAGGCTGTGGTGCGCGGCAAGCTATACAAACACAAGCCGGCTCCGCAGCCGGCAGAACAAGACGACCAGAACGAAGGCAAGACCAGATGA
- a CDS encoding RidA family protein, with protein sequence MTSPIEKLREYGYELPAPKAPVASYVSVARSGNILYVSGQISAEANGVVTGLLGDNMNVVQGGNAAELAAVNILSQVVHIGGVPLEDIKRVLKVTVLVASTPEFTEQHLVANGCSNLLVGVLGDKGKHARAAFGVVSLPFGAAVEIDAVIEV encoded by the coding sequence ATGACCAGTCCGATCGAAAAGCTCCGTGAATATGGCTATGAACTGCCAGCGCCAAAGGCACCTGTGGCCAGCTACGTTTCCGTGGCCCGGTCCGGCAACATCCTCTATGTCTCCGGCCAGATTTCAGCCGAAGCAAATGGCGTGGTCACCGGACTGCTCGGCGACAACATGAATGTCGTCCAGGGCGGCAATGCTGCCGAACTGGCAGCGGTCAACATTTTGTCCCAGGTCGTTCATATCGGCGGCGTACCACTCGAAGACATCAAGCGCGTGCTCAAGGTGACGGTCCTTGTGGCCTCGACACCTGAATTTACCGAACAGCACCTGGTGGCCAATGGCTGCTCGAACCTGCTGGTTGGCGTGCTGGGCGACAAGGGCAAACATGCCCGCGCGGCCTTCGGCGTCGTCTCCCTGCCCTTTGGTGCCGCCGTCGAAATCGACGCGGTTATCGAAGTCTAG
- the rnr gene encoding ribonuclease R yields MAKPTKPKNTSGPRRATTPRADTLPTREQLLEALAQQSDIKGKRDLAKVFGIRGDMRRPFKAMLAELEGEGVITRTRKALRRTAALPLVTVLDIPSDADPDHLHAFPSQWNDEEGEKPRVLVLGGRDARVVPAPGDRILARIDAGDAEVPFYTAKAMKILDKPRRGQIGIVRMDEDGARLIPVDRKQKEMRIPLGDLLTAAEGDLVEVEVKLSGRLMIPRAKVTAVIGNPMSEGAVSLIAIHNLEIPYTFPQSVIREAEEAREATLKGREDWRDVPLITIDPFDAKDHDDAVYAEPDKDAANEGGHIVTVAIADVAAYVRPGTPLDREAYLRGNSVYFPDRVVPMLPERISNELCSLKEGEPRAALAVRMVYGADGRKRSHSFHRILMRSAAKLSYQQAQEAVDGNPDDKTGPLLAPILKPLYAAYAVMAKARDQRGPLDLDLPERKIVLDDKGLVKDIRIPERLDAHRLIEEMMIAANVAAAETLEEKNTPLLYRVHDVPSSEKLQALRDFLGSLDISIKKSDAVRASDFNGILGQARKAGNIEQVSEMVLRSQAQAIYDNVNIGHFGLNLQRYAHFTSPIRRYADLIVHRALIRALGFGDDGLTENEAVKLQGIAQHISATERRAMMAERETSDRLLAQFLATKIGANFQGRISGVTRSGLFVRLLETGADGFIPASTLGEDYYRYTEDQQAMIGERTGEKFTLGDRVTVRLLEAAPVAGALRFELLSEGTRGNPSSGRRSSKRPSRSYGPKGRKKR; encoded by the coding sequence ATGGCCAAGCCAACAAAACCAAAAAACACATCCGGCCCACGTCGCGCCACGACACCGCGCGCCGATACTCTTCCCACCCGCGAACAGTTGCTCGAAGCACTCGCCCAGCAGTCCGACATCAAGGGCAAGCGCGATCTTGCAAAGGTGTTCGGCATTCGCGGCGATATGCGGCGGCCGTTCAAGGCCATGCTCGCCGAGCTTGAGGGTGAAGGCGTCATCACGCGCACCCGCAAGGCGCTGCGCCGCACCGCTGCCCTACCCCTTGTGACCGTGCTCGATATTCCGAGCGACGCCGATCCCGATCACCTGCATGCTTTCCCATCGCAGTGGAATGACGAAGAAGGCGAAAAGCCCCGCGTCCTCGTGCTCGGTGGCCGCGACGCCCGCGTCGTGCCGGCGCCCGGCGATCGTATTCTGGCCCGCATCGATGCCGGCGACGCCGAAGTGCCGTTCTACACCGCCAAGGCAATGAAGATTCTCGACAAGCCGCGTCGCGGCCAGATCGGCATTGTCCGCATGGACGAAGACGGCGCCCGCCTCATTCCGGTCGACCGCAAGCAAAAGGAAATGCGCATCCCGCTTGGGGATTTGCTCACCGCTGCCGAAGGCGATCTCGTCGAAGTCGAGGTCAAACTCTCCGGCCGCCTGATGATTCCACGCGCCAAGGTCACCGCCGTCATCGGCAATCCGATGTCGGAAGGCGCGGTTAGCCTCATCGCCATCCACAACCTCGAAATCCCCTATACCTTCCCGCAATCGGTGATCCGCGAAGCCGAAGAGGCCAGGGAAGCGACCCTCAAGGGCCGTGAAGACTGGCGCGACGTGCCGCTCATCACCATCGACCCGTTCGATGCCAAGGACCACGACGACGCGGTCTATGCCGAACCGGACAAAGACGCCGCCAATGAAGGCGGCCATATCGTCACCGTCGCCATCGCCGACGTCGCCGCCTATGTGCGCCCCGGCACCCCGCTGGATCGCGAAGCTTACCTTCGCGGCAACTCGGTCTATTTCCCCGACCGTGTCGTCCCCATGCTGCCCGAGCGCATTTCAAACGAGCTGTGCTCGCTCAAGGAAGGCGAACCGCGCGCGGCGCTCGCCGTCCGCATGGTCTATGGCGCCGATGGCCGCAAGCGCAGCCACAGCTTCCATCGAATCCTGATGCGCTCGGCCGCCAAGCTGAGCTACCAACAGGCTCAGGAGGCCGTGGACGGCAATCCCGACGACAAGACGGGTCCGCTCCTCGCCCCTATCCTCAAGCCGCTCTATGCCGCTTACGCGGTCATGGCGAAGGCTCGTGATCAGCGTGGACCGCTCGACCTCGACCTTCCCGAGCGCAAGATCGTGCTCGACGACAAGGGCCTCGTCAAAGACATCCGGATTCCAGAGCGTCTCGACGCCCATCGGCTGATCGAAGAAATGATGATCGCGGCCAACGTTGCGGCCGCCGAAACGCTCGAAGAAAAAAACACGCCCCTGCTCTATCGCGTCCACGATGTTCCATCGTCCGAGAAACTGCAGGCCCTGCGCGATTTCCTCGGTTCGCTCGATATTTCGATTAAGAAGTCCGACGCCGTCCGCGCCAGCGATTTCAATGGCATTCTCGGCCAGGCCCGCAAGGCCGGCAATATCGAGCAGGTCAGCGAGATGGTGCTGCGCAGTCAGGCGCAGGCGATCTACGACAACGTCAATATCGGCCATTTCGGCCTCAACCTGCAGCGCTATGCCCACTTCACCTCGCCGATCCGCCGCTATGCCGATCTCATCGTCCACCGGGCGCTGATCAGGGCACTCGGCTTTGGCGACGACGGGCTGACCGAAAACGAAGCGGTCAAGCTGCAGGGCATCGCCCAGCACATCTCGGCCACCGAACGCCGCGCCATGATGGCCGAGCGCGAAACCTCAGACCGTCTGCTGGCCCAGTTCCTCGCCACCAAGATCGGCGCCAACTTCCAGGGCCGCATTTCTGGCGTCACCCGCTCGGGCCTCTTCGTCAGGCTGCTCGAGACCGGCGCCGATGGCTTCATCCCGGCCTCGACGCTAGGCGAAGATTATTATCGCTACACCGAAGACCAGCAGGCCATGATTGGCGAGCGCACGGGCGAAAAGTTCACCCTCGGCGATCGCGTAACCGTCCGGCTACTCGAAGCCGCTCCGGTTGCCGGGGCGCTGCGGTTTGAGCTGCTGTCCGAAGGCACACGCGGCAATCCGTCATCTGGTCGCCGCAGCTCAAAGCGCCCATCTAGGTCGTATGGCCCCAAGGGCCGCAAAAAGAGGTGA